In the Mytilus galloprovincialis chromosome 10, xbMytGall1.hap1.1, whole genome shotgun sequence genome, one interval contains:
- the LOC143048840 gene encoding E3 ubiquitin-protein ligase DZIP3-like, translating into MASSTLSQEEENYVRMSLLLTGISPCAVRVLFDKEFPPASLSLTVNDKKVKQKLNDLSRKRVIDKAQWDLLFPTSGITDSNTFDVTLMIALLRNLTTLTSPIQGYDKLPGAVETTPASDLARIKHYRNSLAHLNDAKVDGTLFNTAWKDISDAVFRLGGNAMKQECDQLMTKPLDKSSHEILREVQQAKKDIESIKQSLQNGQREVRLDVQNIKSDYEILKTSQDLLQSDQIKAKEDVKKLTSRSEDPVPWNRRGI; encoded by the exons ATGGCATCTAGTACTCTCTCACAAGAAGAGGAAAACTATGTACGAATGTCATTGTTACTCACTGGAATATCCCCATGTGCTGTTCGTGTCCTGTTTGATAAAGAATTTCCTCCAGCATCTTTAAGTTTGACTGTAAATGATAAAAAAGTGAAACAAAAGCTGAATGACTTGAGCAGAAAACGAGTTATTGACAAGGCACAGTGGGATCTCCTGTTTCCTACCAGTG GTATCACAGATTCTAACACTTTTGATGTGACACTGATGATAGCATTGCTGAGGAATCTGACAACCTTGACTTCTCCTATACAAGGATATGACAAACTACCTGGTGCTGTAGAAACAACACCTGCCTCAGATTTAGCAAGAATTAAACACTATCGAAATTCACTGGCACATCTTAATGATGCCAAGGTAGATGGCACTTTATTCAATACCGCATGGAAAGATATAAGTGAT GCTGTTTTTAGATTAGGAGGAAATgcaatgaaacaagaatgtgatCAGTTGATGACAAAACCACTGGACAAGTCAAGCCATGAAATCTTAAGAGAAGTACAGCAAGCAAAAAAAGACATTGAATCAATTAAACAATCTCTGCAAAATGGTCAGAGGGAAGTGAGGTTagatgtacaaaatataaaatctgaTTATGAAATATTGAAAACTTCACAAGATTTGCTTCAGAGTGATCAGATAAAAGCAAAGGAGGATGTGAAAAAGCTGACATCTCGTTCTGAGGATCCAGTTCCATGGAATAGAAGaggtatttaa